One bacterium genomic window carries:
- a CDS encoding transposase: protein LDEFVIMPDHFHGILIFQYAGTVHRAPTPESFSRPVPASLPTVVRYFKSAVTRRIRELSGDSEIVVWQRGYHEHVIRKADDINRVREYIMNNPLRWSLREKQ, encoded by the coding sequence GCTGGATGAGTTTGTGATTATGCCAGACCATTTTCACGGGATATTGATTTTTCAATACGCGGGCACGGTGCACCGTGCCCCTACGCCGGAATCTTTCTCACGGCCGGTCCCCGCGTCGTTGCCAACCGTTGTCCGCTATTTCAAGTCCGCGGTGACAAGGCGTATCCGGGAATTGAGCGGTGATTCGGAAATTGTTGTCTGGCAACGCGGCTACCACGAGCACGTGATCCGCAAGGCCGATGATATAAACCGGGTGCGGGAGTATATTATGAATAACCCTTTGAGATGGAGCCTGCGGGAAAAACAATAG